Proteins found in one Maridesulfovibrio sp. genomic segment:
- the ispE gene encoding 4-(cytidine 5'-diphospho)-2-C-methyl-D-erythritol kinase, whose protein sequence is MRKTTLTAPAKVNLYLKIVGKREDGYHELETLFHPFPALADTLEISETGTGCTIDCKGMDLPAEDNLIYKAWDKYSKVTGFRPGLHVELTKRTPTGAGLGGGSSDAASMLRFLNTHPDSPGMEHAELNSLAAGLGADVPFFLLDGPAWAKGIGEILSPCTVDLSGLSALLACPDVHVNTVWAYKAWSTRSQPANLEKNSRFDLTTSASDNNRTASKTRVTLFNDFEEVVLPEFPEIRETKEFLLKNGACGAVMSGSGASVISFFTKKEEAEKAASGLKAINVDSVIHTFS, encoded by the coding sequence ATGAGAAAAACAACACTGACCGCCCCGGCAAAGGTCAATCTTTACCTGAAAATTGTTGGAAAAAGAGAAGACGGCTATCACGAGCTGGAGACTCTATTCCACCCCTTTCCGGCATTGGCCGATACTCTCGAAATATCTGAAACGGGGACTGGTTGCACCATTGATTGTAAAGGAATGGATCTTCCGGCAGAAGACAACCTCATATACAAAGCGTGGGATAAATATTCCAAAGTAACCGGATTCCGGCCCGGATTACATGTTGAACTTACAAAACGCACCCCAACCGGCGCAGGTCTGGGCGGAGGCAGTTCGGATGCAGCTTCCATGCTCCGCTTCCTGAATACACACCCGGACAGTCCGGGTATGGAACACGCAGAGCTTAACTCGCTGGCAGCAGGTCTCGGGGCAGACGTTCCCTTCTTTCTGCTGGACGGTCCGGCTTGGGCTAAAGGAATAGGTGAAATTTTATCGCCCTGCACTGTTGACCTTTCGGGCTTGAGCGCGTTATTAGCCTGCCCGGATGTGCACGTGAATACCGTATGGGCATACAAAGCATGGTCAACCCGTAGCCAACCAGCTAACTTGGAAAAAAATTCCAGGTTTGACTTGACAACATCTGCCAGCGATAATAATAGAACGGCCTCCAAAACGAGGGTGACTTTATTCAACGACTTTGAGGAAGTTGTCCTTCCCGAGTTTCCTGAAATAAGGGAAACAAAGGAATTTCTATTGAAAAACGGAGCCTGCGGAGCTGTCATGAGCGGAAGCGGGGCAAGTGTGATTTCTTTCTTTACGAAGAAAGAAGAAGCGGAAAAAGCTGCTTCAGGATTGAAAGCCATCAATGTAGACTCTGTTATTCACACGTTTTCATAA
- a CDS encoding DUF3089 domain-containing protein, protein MRILLTTCVLILLSATAAYAADNAKSCDIPACPDYSKTISWASRPTNPDKPVDVFYVYPTIYPGTCPKNMDVFNKELRSDVQGLLKAQAGVYSASANLFAPYYRQVSFACLDPNEDMTLNSYFRIGADDVHRAFDYYLSFLNKGRPFILASHSQGSVVMLDLLRSRFHDKKLQKQLVAAYVIGFSITGEDLKKYPWIKTAQKADDTGVIISWNTQAPGATGSPVLRPGAFCINPLTWTTDETPAGKDLNLGAVFFDDFKGTVKREVPHYTGAQVDRKTGALVTTPPEKLELGHFPAGVLHKFDYAFWYRNLEKNVRDRISAYLKKHAATK, encoded by the coding sequence ATGCGAATATTACTCACCACCTGCGTATTAATTTTACTTTCCGCTACAGCAGCCTATGCCGCTGATAATGCGAAGTCCTGCGATATTCCCGCATGTCCCGACTACTCAAAAACCATAAGCTGGGCATCCAGACCGACCAATCCTGATAAGCCGGTTGACGTATTCTATGTATACCCGACAATCTATCCCGGAACCTGCCCGAAAAATATGGACGTGTTCAATAAAGAACTGCGTTCCGATGTTCAGGGGCTGCTAAAGGCTCAAGCCGGTGTATACTCAGCTTCCGCCAACCTCTTCGCCCCGTATTACCGTCAGGTCTCATTTGCCTGCCTTGATCCTAACGAAGATATGACTCTGAACAGCTACTTTCGTATCGGAGCGGACGACGTTCACCGGGCTTTCGATTATTACCTTTCATTCCTCAACAAGGGCCGCCCTTTCATTCTGGCTTCACACAGTCAGGGATCAGTGGTCATGCTCGACCTGTTACGGAGCAGGTTCCATGACAAAAAGCTGCAAAAACAGCTGGTCGCTGCGTATGTCATCGGTTTTTCGATCACAGGCGAAGACCTGAAAAAATATCCTTGGATCAAGACCGCTCAAAAAGCTGACGATACCGGCGTGATCATTTCGTGGAACACTCAGGCTCCCGGAGCTACCGGTTCACCGGTGCTGCGTCCCGGCGCATTCTGCATAAATCCTCTGACATGGACGACTGATGAAACCCCGGCGGGCAAGGACCTCAACCTCGGCGCGGTATTTTTCGACGATTTCAAGGGAACCGTAAAACGCGAAGTACCGCACTACACTGGTGCGCAGGTAGATAGGAAGACAGGTGCTCTTGTTACTACCCCGCCGGAAAAACTGGAACTGGGCCATTTTCCAGCGGGAGTCCTGCACAAATTCGATTACGCTTTCTGGTACCGTAATCTTGAGAAAAATGTGCGTGACCGCATAAGCGCTTACCTGAAGAAACATGCCGCTACAAAATAG
- a CDS encoding YitT family protein — protein sequence MLEPVKSVLGKGSSIDFDFTYSVWWNILLITIGSAICSIAVKSLAVPHEFLAGGVFGLASLLYYKTGVLSPGLLFFILNAPVFIFAWVKVSRRFFWYSLYATVAATVAYECISIPMVVHNHTYAAVACGAMLGFGAGTVLRTLGSNGGLDVFAVYLFQRFNIGIGKVYLVFNTILFSMSMFELSLDVIIASLILVFISATVVEQTLSMFNQRKVVFIISNNIEMISHDILHEMKQSATFIKGQGAYLREDKNILMTVVNNIQLKKLEEIAFRNDDKVLFIVENTFSVIGASFSRRKVY from the coding sequence ATGTTGGAACCGGTTAAGTCGGTCCTTGGTAAGGGTAGTTCCATTGATTTCGATTTTACCTATTCGGTGTGGTGGAATATTCTTTTGATTACGATTGGTTCAGCAATTTGTTCGATTGCTGTAAAAAGTCTGGCGGTTCCGCATGAGTTTCTGGCCGGCGGCGTCTTCGGGTTGGCTTCACTGCTTTATTATAAAACGGGTGTGCTTTCACCGGGATTGCTGTTCTTTATTCTAAATGCTCCCGTATTTATTTTTGCATGGGTAAAAGTAAGCAGGCGTTTTTTTTGGTACAGTCTTTATGCCACCGTAGCCGCTACGGTGGCTTATGAGTGTATTTCAATTCCCATGGTCGTTCATAACCACACTTATGCGGCTGTCGCGTGCGGTGCAATGCTCGGATTCGGTGCCGGTACTGTGCTGCGAACACTGGGGTCGAACGGCGGTCTTGATGTGTTCGCCGTATATTTATTTCAGCGTTTCAATATCGGCATCGGCAAGGTTTACCTTGTGTTTAATACGATCCTTTTCAGCATGAGTATGTTTGAGCTGTCTCTGGATGTAATTATCGCGTCGCTGATTCTGGTTTTTATATCGGCCACCGTGGTGGAGCAGACTTTATCGATGTTCAACCAACGTAAGGTTGTTTTTATTATTTCGAATAATATTGAGATGATCAGCCATGATATCCTGCACGAGATGAAGCAGAGCGCGACTTTCATTAAAGGACAGGGGGCCTATCTCCGCGAGGATAAGAATATACTTATGACCGTGGTGAACAACATCCAGCTTAAAAAATTGGAAGAGATTGCTTTCCGGAATGATGATAAGGTGTTGTTTATAGTTGAAAATACTTTTTCCGTCATCGGGGCAAGTTTTTCACGCCGTAAAGTTTACTAG
- a CDS encoding DegQ family serine endoprotease, with the protein MKLKRYIGLFTLITVLILPLYAQADGLPSFVDLAKKCGPAVVNINTVKMVEVNNPMEDFFKFHGNGGNNPFEQFFKQFNNRGNGNQHKQKRKTGSLGSGFIISKDGYVVTNNHVVASADKITVKLQNDGHEYPAKIIGRDKETDLALLKIEVKKELPYLEFANSEKAEVGQWVLAIGNPFGLGHTVTKGIISAKGRIIGAGPFDNFIQTDASINPGNSGGPLIDLNGQVVGINTAIIASGQGIGFAIPSNMAKSVIYQLETDHKVSRGWLGVTIQDADEKTAQALGLESKTGALVNSVNPGDPADKGGIKVGDVILKIDGEKIDDTNDLLRTIAALPPGKSVKVKVWRKGHDKNLRVVLGERSGKNVVAEAGKMSPKAAEENLDDLGLVVRRVNRKAEAESLGLEKPEGLLVIEVMQGTPSEDAAIAVGDVIMEANQHKVNSIKDIEKIINTEGKKRGLIMLLLKRQGHNIFRTIELKNK; encoded by the coding sequence ATGAAACTAAAACGCTACATTGGATTATTTACTCTCATCACAGTACTCATACTGCCCTTATACGCACAGGCAGACGGACTGCCCTCTTTTGTCGATCTGGCAAAAAAATGCGGCCCCGCTGTTGTTAACATCAATACCGTGAAAATGGTCGAAGTCAACAACCCCATGGAAGACTTTTTTAAATTCCATGGAAATGGCGGCAACAACCCTTTTGAACAGTTCTTCAAACAGTTCAATAACCGGGGTAATGGCAACCAGCATAAACAAAAACGCAAAACAGGCTCTCTGGGGTCAGGTTTCATCATTTCCAAAGACGGTTACGTGGTCACCAACAACCATGTTGTCGCCTCTGCTGATAAAATCACTGTAAAGCTGCAAAATGACGGCCACGAGTATCCGGCCAAAATTATCGGCCGGGACAAGGAAACCGACCTTGCGCTGCTGAAAATTGAAGTAAAAAAAGAGCTGCCCTATCTTGAATTCGCCAATTCCGAAAAAGCGGAAGTAGGCCAATGGGTGCTGGCTATCGGCAATCCTTTCGGACTGGGACACACCGTGACCAAAGGGATTATCAGCGCTAAAGGCAGAATCATCGGCGCCGGGCCCTTTGATAACTTTATCCAGACAGATGCCAGCATCAACCCCGGTAACTCCGGCGGTCCGCTCATCGACTTAAATGGACAGGTGGTCGGAATCAACACGGCCATCATTGCCAGTGGACAGGGAATAGGCTTTGCCATCCCCAGTAATATGGCCAAAAGTGTTATCTACCAGCTCGAAACCGACCACAAGGTCAGTCGCGGCTGGCTGGGTGTAACTATTCAGGATGCCGACGAAAAAACAGCCCAGGCTCTTGGACTGGAAAGCAAGACCGGTGCGCTGGTCAACTCTGTTAATCCCGGAGATCCCGCGGACAAAGGCGGAATAAAAGTCGGCGATGTCATTCTTAAAATCGACGGAGAAAAAATTGATGACACCAACGACCTGCTGCGCACCATCGCAGCACTGCCTCCGGGCAAATCCGTCAAGGTAAAAGTATGGCGCAAGGGACACGATAAAAATCTACGTGTCGTGCTCGGTGAACGAAGCGGCAAAAACGTTGTGGCTGAAGCAGGCAAAATGTCCCCCAAAGCGGCGGAAGAAAACCTTGATGATCTCGGACTGGTCGTGCGTAGGGTAAACCGCAAGGCTGAAGCAGAGTCCCTCGGCCTTGAAAAACCCGAGGGTCTGCTGGTAATAGAAGTCATGCAGGGAACCCCGTCCGAAGACGCTGCCATTGCAGTGGGAGACGTCATTATGGAAGCCAACCAGCACAAGGTAAATTCCATCAAGGATATCGAAAAAATCATCAACACCGAAGGTAAAAAACGCGGACTGATCATGCTGCTCCTGAAACGTCAGGGACACAATATCTTCCGAACTATTGAACTAAAGAACAAATAG
- a CDS encoding ribose-phosphate pyrophosphokinase translates to MNGELKIISGSSNLALSEAICDHLGSKLTPCLREKFSDGEIRIEIQDNVRGCDVFVVQSTCDPVNFHFMELCLMLDALKRASARRVTAVVPYYGYARQDRKVSPRAPISAKLCADCLTVAGMQRLVTIDLHAGQIQGFFNLPVDNIYAAPVLLDELRTREQDMVMVSPDAGGTERARAYAKRLKAGLAIVDKRRDAPNQAKAMHVIGEVKDKVCVVMDDMIDTAGTMCQAAKVLINHGAKDVIACATHPVLSGPAIDRLAAAPFSEVIVTNTLPVPEEKIINSGGKIKVKSVAGILAKCIHNVHTESSVSVLFV, encoded by the coding sequence ATGAACGGTGAACTCAAGATTATCAGCGGCTCGTCAAATCTGGCGCTTTCAGAAGCAATCTGTGACCATCTCGGCAGCAAACTTACTCCCTGCCTGCGTGAAAAATTCAGCGATGGTGAAATTCGCATTGAGATTCAGGACAATGTCCGAGGCTGCGATGTTTTCGTAGTCCAGTCTACCTGTGATCCGGTGAACTTTCACTTTATGGAGCTGTGCCTCATGCTGGACGCGCTTAAGAGAGCAAGTGCCCGCCGGGTAACCGCTGTAGTACCTTACTACGGATACGCGCGACAGGACCGCAAGGTTTCTCCCCGTGCACCTATCAGTGCAAAACTGTGTGCTGACTGCCTGACTGTTGCCGGTATGCAGCGTCTGGTCACTATAGACCTGCACGCAGGCCAGATTCAGGGCTTCTTTAATCTCCCGGTAGATAATATTTACGCAGCTCCGGTACTGCTGGATGAACTGCGCACCCGTGAACAGGACATGGTCATGGTTTCACCTGACGCAGGCGGAACCGAACGCGCCAGAGCTTATGCCAAGCGCCTCAAAGCCGGACTGGCCATTGTGGATAAACGCCGCGATGCTCCGAACCAGGCCAAAGCCATGCACGTTATCGGGGAAGTAAAAGACAAAGTTTGCGTAGTCATGGACGACATGATCGATACCGCAGGCACCATGTGTCAGGCAGCCAAGGTTCTTATAAACCACGGTGCGAAAGACGTAATAGCCTGCGCAACACACCCGGTTCTTTCCGGACCGGCTATCGACAGGCTGGCGGCTGCTCCTTTTTCCGAGGTAATTGTAACCAACACCCTGCCTGTTCCCGAAGAGAAAATCATCAACTCCGGTGGCAAGATCAAAGTAAAATCAGTTGCCGGAATCCTCGCTAAGTG
- a CDS encoding diguanylate cyclase, with protein sequence MKHFCFEFNEEKDLQEIFHKVASHSASRTLIQVFCGRSNQDEIKTLRAKLIQNLPGVAIIGASSAGEIINTQDIIDSIVISVSLFEQTEVKTVLIDQNEDLSAAGLKMGAELAKNSPRAVIAFGCGIKNGNFVNSNDFLQSLNNQLHDIVIAGGQSGGTDTLDSNVFVFTEKGFSNEGFAAASLANPELCINTFYALGWAPLGKKMMVTQAQGNSLYSLDDKPVAEIYKYYLGLESEKSSLYLINHFPLMIERGDIWFTNPIAEINKDGSFELIQKVHTGEQVRFSFYDASLLEENALHLKQKIEGYTPEAVFVYSCAFRKELLGKNISLEMEALKSCKNSAGFFTFGEYFTAPMEPTHFFQQTMTVLALSESDRCISENNLGHQDEIGYQGLDLRRFQLHKVLGHLVASTTEELEATNQTLAELANKDALTGLHNRRRFDEMLQLRLKEHTRSGVAITLILIDVDYFKKFNDIYGHVVGDDCLRGIAHALQGELRRPSDMAFRYGGEEFGAILSFTNYEGALTVAENIRSHVESLAIAHEGSDINEYVTVSIGVLTLSGNHELSPLEVVSTCDELLYKAKNGGRNRIAGMKLNRKG encoded by the coding sequence ATGAAGCATTTCTGCTTTGAATTTAACGAAGAGAAAGATCTTCAGGAAATTTTTCATAAAGTTGCCTCACACTCAGCAAGCAGGACTTTAATTCAAGTCTTCTGCGGACGCTCTAATCAAGATGAAATTAAAACTCTGCGTGCAAAACTGATACAAAATTTACCCGGAGTTGCGATTATCGGAGCCAGTTCAGCCGGAGAAATCATCAATACACAGGACATAATAGACTCCATTGTAATCAGCGTATCTCTTTTTGAGCAGACAGAAGTCAAAACAGTACTGATAGATCAAAACGAGGATCTCTCCGCAGCTGGTCTGAAAATGGGTGCCGAGCTGGCAAAGAATTCACCTAGGGCTGTCATTGCTTTCGGCTGTGGGATAAAAAACGGTAACTTCGTGAACAGCAATGATTTTCTACAAAGTCTTAACAACCAGCTGCACGATATAGTAATAGCAGGAGGTCAGTCAGGAGGAACAGACACTTTAGACAGTAACGTCTTCGTCTTCACAGAAAAAGGGTTCTCCAATGAGGGCTTTGCTGCTGCATCTCTGGCTAATCCCGAACTTTGCATCAATACGTTCTATGCTCTCGGATGGGCTCCGCTCGGCAAGAAAATGATGGTAACCCAAGCGCAAGGCAACAGCTTATACAGCTTAGATGACAAGCCGGTGGCTGAGATATACAAATATTACCTCGGTCTTGAATCCGAAAAATCATCACTATACCTCATCAATCATTTTCCGCTTATGATTGAAAGGGGGGATATCTGGTTTACCAATCCTATCGCAGAAATAAATAAAGACGGATCGTTTGAGCTCATACAAAAAGTACACACCGGAGAGCAGGTACGCTTCAGCTTTTACGATGCCAGCCTTTTAGAAGAAAATGCACTACACCTGAAACAAAAAATTGAGGGATATACTCCGGAAGCTGTATTTGTATACAGCTGTGCTTTCCGAAAAGAACTTTTAGGGAAAAACATTTCATTAGAGATGGAAGCCTTAAAAAGTTGTAAAAATTCAGCAGGATTTTTTACCTTCGGTGAATATTTCACAGCTCCAATGGAACCGACGCATTTCTTCCAGCAGACGATGACAGTTCTGGCTCTCTCGGAAAGCGACCGCTGCATCTCGGAAAATAATTTAGGACATCAGGACGAAATCGGCTACCAGGGGCTCGACCTGAGAAGATTTCAGCTGCATAAAGTTTTGGGACACCTCGTCGCAAGCACAACAGAAGAGCTCGAAGCCACCAATCAGACTCTGGCCGAATTGGCCAACAAAGACGCTCTTACAGGCCTTCACAATAGACGCCGCTTTGATGAAATGCTTCAACTTAGGCTGAAAGAACACACCCGTTCAGGTGTAGCCATAACACTGATCCTGATCGACGTAGACTATTTCAAAAAATTCAACGACATATATGGCCATGTTGTAGGAGATGATTGTTTAAGGGGAATAGCCCACGCTCTACAGGGAGAACTAAGACGCCCTTCCGATATGGCCTTCCGTTACGGGGGTGAAGAATTTGGAGCGATTCTGTCTTTCACAAACTATGAAGGAGCTCTGACTGTGGCGGAAAATATCAGGTCTCATGTGGAGAGTCTTGCTATTGCGCATGAAGGATCTGATATCAATGAATATGTGACTGTCAGCATCGGGGTTCTTACCTTGAGCGGAAATCATGAACTATCTCCGCTGGAGGTTGTAAGTACCTGCGACGAATTATTGTACAAAGCCAAAAATGGAGGAAGGAACCGCATCGCCGGCATGAAGCTCAACAGAAAAGGATAA
- a CDS encoding methyl-accepting chemotaxis protein, which produces MKFSIRNKIILLSVCIALVTGISIFFTVNYYVGKGFSAESVRNISTMRKVFDNHVNFLSKEFREKAELMAQDQQLIESIRSNDTQRITKSLIALMEETESEFITLTDANGDVLARSHSQNYGDPARDMDTVRIALTGKICSGVVAGKEIPFSLRATAPIKQNDAIIGTISIGTSLSNEKFVDTIREFTDLDVTVFKGDVREMTTIVKSGKRAVGTKMSNPAVTRTVIKEGKSFVARNKILGIDYQTAYWPIKSLSGNNIGMWFIGMPVQTLVESQNDVRNSSLIIIAIILPIILLISWLIAKSMATPIVITTDYATSVAEGHLEKTLEVKSSDEVGILAKALNAMVENLKLKINEANEQSRVAAEETVRAQKATQEAEEARKQAERAKKEGMLHAARELEDVVDVISAASEELSAQIEQSSTGSDVQSQRTSETATAMEEMNVTVLEVARNSGEVSQTASEAKETATKGSAVVSDMVDGLNRVINLSNILEKDMESLGVSAEQIGQIIDVISDIADQTNLLALNAAIEAARAGEAGRGFAVVADEVRKLAEKTMTATNEVEKAISEIQSGTKESITQCTTTVHELGSVSSMANDAGSSLDEILTLNDQVSEQIQGIATACEEQSATSEEINRAVDEINHIATETSDAMRQSSEAVMDLAAQAQQLKSIIDQMKRDD; this is translated from the coding sequence ATGAAATTCTCAATAAGAAATAAAATCATATTATTATCTGTATGCATCGCTCTTGTGACAGGAATCTCCATATTTTTCACTGTCAACTACTATGTCGGCAAAGGTTTTTCAGCCGAATCTGTCAGAAATATTTCAACAATGCGTAAAGTTTTTGATAATCACGTTAATTTTCTCTCTAAGGAATTCCGAGAAAAAGCGGAGCTCATGGCTCAAGATCAGCAGTTAATTGAATCGATCAGGAGTAATGATACCCAAAGAATCACAAAGAGCCTGATAGCACTGATGGAAGAGACAGAATCTGAATTCATTACATTGACCGATGCCAACGGTGATGTTCTGGCTCGATCACACTCGCAAAACTATGGTGATCCTGCGCGTGACATGGATACCGTTAGAATAGCACTTACCGGAAAAATCTGTTCCGGGGTTGTCGCAGGTAAGGAAATCCCTTTTTCCCTGCGTGCGACAGCACCAATTAAACAAAACGACGCTATCATAGGCACGATATCAATCGGCACTTCTTTATCAAATGAAAAATTTGTAGATACGATTAGAGAATTTACAGACCTCGATGTAACGGTCTTCAAGGGTGACGTGAGAGAGATGACAACGATTGTCAAATCCGGAAAACGTGCCGTGGGAACAAAAATGAGTAACCCGGCAGTTACCCGGACCGTTATCAAAGAAGGGAAATCTTTTGTAGCCCGTAACAAAATTCTCGGCATTGATTATCAAACCGCATACTGGCCCATCAAAAGCTTAAGCGGTAACAATATTGGTATGTGGTTCATCGGCATGCCTGTACAAACGCTGGTCGAATCTCAAAATGATGTCAGAAATTCATCCCTGATCATCATAGCCATCATCCTGCCCATTATTCTGCTTATTTCCTGGCTGATCGCCAAGTCGATGGCCACTCCCATTGTCATAACCACAGACTATGCGACAAGTGTAGCGGAGGGGCATCTGGAAAAAACCCTAGAGGTCAAAAGTTCAGATGAAGTCGGCATTCTAGCCAAGGCTTTGAATGCTATGGTGGAAAATCTCAAGCTTAAAATCAATGAAGCTAATGAACAAAGCAGAGTAGCGGCAGAAGAAACTGTAAGAGCACAAAAAGCGACACAGGAAGCTGAAGAGGCCCGTAAGCAGGCCGAACGAGCCAAAAAAGAGGGAATGCTGCATGCGGCACGTGAGCTTGAAGATGTTGTAGATGTTATTTCAGCCGCATCGGAAGAGTTATCCGCACAGATTGAACAATCCTCAACGGGCTCGGATGTGCAAAGCCAGCGCACAAGCGAGACTGCTACGGCAATGGAAGAGATGAACGTGACCGTACTTGAAGTTGCCAGAAATTCAGGAGAAGTTTCCCAGACCGCCAGTGAAGCAAAGGAAACAGCAACAAAAGGTTCAGCAGTTGTTTCCGACATGGTCGACGGGTTGAATCGGGTTATTAACCTCTCTAATATTCTGGAAAAAGACATGGAAAGCCTTGGAGTCAGCGCAGAACAAATAGGTCAGATAATTGATGTCATTTCTGACATTGCAGACCAGACAAACCTTCTGGCCCTTAATGCTGCCATCGAGGCTGCACGGGCAGGCGAAGCAGGCAGAGGTTTTGCCGTTGTAGCTGATGAAGTAAGAAAGTTAGCCGAAAAAACCATGACCGCTACAAATGAAGTCGAAAAGGCCATTTCTGAAATCCAGAGCGGCACCAAGGAAAGCATTACCCAGTGTACCACTACGGTTCATGAATTAGGGTCAGTCTCCAGCATGGCAAACGATGCAGGAAGCTCGTTAGACGAAATACTCACTTTAAATGATCAGGTTTCTGAACAGATTCAGGGGATTGCTACTGCCTGTGAAGAACAGTCCGCAACTTCGGAAGAAATCAACCGGGCTGTCGATGAAATCAATCACATCGCGACTGAGACAAGTGATGCAATGCGACAATCATCTGAAGCTGTTATGGACTTAGCTGCACAGGCTCAGCAATTGAAATCAATCATAGATCAGATGAAAAGAGATGATTAG